In one Pseudomonas sp. R84 genomic region, the following are encoded:
- a CDS encoding YceK/YidQ family lipoprotein: MKVQAMMLSALMLSGCGTVQTVMRDDQVAVDDLRSNKSYCGAVPRIYSGVMYDFCSLHAPIDEGNKYNAALPGWAIDAVASGVLDTLLLPYTIYKQQTDGSIVIN; the protein is encoded by the coding sequence ATGAAAGTTCAGGCAATGATGCTGAGCGCATTAATGTTAAGTGGTTGCGGGACAGTGCAAACGGTCATGCGCGACGACCAGGTCGCCGTGGACGATTTGAGATCGAACAAATCCTATTGCGGGGCGGTGCCGAGGATCTACAGCGGTGTGATGTATGACTTTTGTAGCCTGCATGCGCCGATAGACGAAGGTAACAAGTACAACGCCGCCCTGCCCGGTTGGGCGATTGATGCTGTGGCGTCCGGGGTGCTCGACACGTTGTTGTTGCCTTACACCATTTACAAACAGCAGACTGACGGCAGCATCGTGATCAACTGA
- a CDS encoding FUSC family protein, with translation MLRRVLRPLLDPYRRYRHARLIHAVRVALGLLATILLTTGINLPHGEWASVTMLVVIGGLQHHGNIGKKAAERATGTLIGAGVGLLLVAQQAWLGMPWLTYFAMAVVCGFFSYHAIGKGGYTALLSAITVFIVAGHGDNPITDGLWRGVDILIGIALALAFSFALPLYAVYSWRYNLADALRDCATVYGRIIGGQPVSADEHLKLMGRLGAVMVQLRSLMPSVSKEVKISMTELDAIQRNLRMCISTLEILGNIRPDANDPEAMAHLQSALKAEHRQIRVQLIGMARALKTGASQRLDKPLELPEANLDAPVYSALDGYRLLTRQLASNIGEMRQRLAKTAAHWNI, from the coding sequence TTGCTGCGCCGTGTCTTGCGTCCGTTGCTTGATCCTTATCGACGTTACCGGCACGCGCGGCTGATTCATGCGGTGCGCGTGGCCCTCGGGTTGCTGGCAACGATCCTGCTGACCACCGGCATCAACCTGCCCCACGGCGAATGGGCATCAGTGACCATGCTGGTGGTGATCGGTGGTTTGCAGCACCACGGCAACATCGGTAAAAAAGCCGCCGAACGCGCCACCGGCACCTTGATCGGTGCTGGCGTCGGCTTGCTGCTGGTGGCGCAGCAGGCGTGGCTCGGCATGCCGTGGCTGACGTATTTTGCGATGGCGGTGGTCTGCGGTTTCTTCTCTTATCACGCCATTGGCAAGGGTGGTTATACCGCCCTGCTCTCGGCGATCACCGTGTTCATTGTCGCCGGGCATGGCGACAACCCGATCACCGATGGTTTGTGGCGCGGCGTCGACATCCTCATCGGCATCGCCCTCGCTCTGGCCTTCTCTTTCGCCCTGCCGCTCTACGCGGTGTATTCGTGGCGCTACAACCTCGCCGATGCTTTGCGCGATTGCGCCACGGTGTATGGGCGGATCATCGGCGGACAGCCGGTAAGCGCCGACGAGCATTTGAAGTTGATGGGACGACTCGGCGCGGTAATGGTGCAGTTGCGCTCGCTGATGCCGTCGGTGTCCAAGGAAGTGAAGATATCCATGACCGAACTCGACGCGATCCAGCGCAATCTGCGCATGTGCATCAGCACGCTGGAGATCCTCGGCAACATCCGACCGGATGCCAACGATCCAGAAGCCATGGCGCATCTGCAATCAGCGCTGAAGGCCGAGCACCGGCAGATTCGCGTGCAACTGATCGGTATGGCCCGGGCGCTGAAAACCGGCGCTTCGCAACGCCTGGACAAGCCGCTCGAGTTGCCGGAAGCCAACCTCGATGCGCCGGTTTACAGCGCGCTGGATGGCTACCGACTGTTGACCCGGCAACTGGCGTCGAATATCGGCGAGATGCGCCAGCGCTTGGCGAAAACCGCAGCGCACTGGAACATCTGA
- a CDS encoding Lrp/AsnC family transcriptional regulator, with translation MTDDIDQILIGALMEDSRRSLKALAQISGLSSPSVAERLRRLEERGVLKGYTVEIDPKCFGYQLQAIVRVRPLPGQLQEVERQILSIPEFTECDKVTGEDCFIARLHVRSMEQLDTLLDRLNTLAETNTAIVKKTPVKRRLPPMA, from the coding sequence ATGACTGACGATATTGATCAGATCCTCATCGGCGCATTGATGGAGGATTCGCGGCGCTCGCTCAAAGCCTTGGCGCAAATCAGCGGATTGTCGTCGCCGAGCGTGGCTGAACGCTTGCGGCGGTTGGAAGAACGCGGTGTGCTCAAGGGCTACACCGTCGAGATCGATCCGAAGTGTTTTGGTTATCAATTGCAGGCCATCGTCCGGGTGCGTCCGCTGCCGGGGCAGTTACAGGAAGTCGAACGGCAGATCCTGTCGATTCCCGAATTCACCGAGTGCGACAAGGTGACGGGCGAAGACTGCTTTATCGCGCGCCTGCATGTGCGCTCGATGGAACAGCTCGACACCCTGCTCGACCGCCTCAATACCTTGGCCGAAACCAACACTGCAATCGTCAAGAAGACCCCGGTCAAGCGCCGCTTGCCACCGATGGCCTAA
- a CDS encoding Bax inhibitor-1/YccA family protein encodes MREQDYAVNNSVQAEQLEVSRVLRNTYGLLALTLAFSGVMAFVAQQMRVGYPNIFVVLIGFYGLFFLTNKLRDSAWGLVSAFALTGFMGFLLGPILNRYLGMQGGAEVVSSAFAMTALVFGGLSAYVLITRKDMSFLGGFITAGFFVLLGATLASFFFQVSGLQLAISAGFVLFSSVCILFQTSAIIHGGERNYIMATISLYVSIYNLFISLLQIFGIMSRDD; translated from the coding sequence ATGCGCGAACAGGATTACGCAGTTAATAACAGCGTGCAGGCTGAGCAGCTAGAGGTTAGCCGCGTCCTGCGCAACACTTACGGCCTACTGGCTCTGACTCTCGCATTCAGCGGCGTCATGGCTTTCGTTGCCCAGCAGATGCGTGTTGGCTACCCGAACATTTTCGTGGTGCTGATCGGCTTCTACGGGCTGTTCTTCCTCACCAACAAACTCCGTGATTCCGCGTGGGGCCTGGTGTCCGCTTTTGCGCTGACCGGTTTCATGGGTTTCCTGCTCGGCCCGATCCTCAACCGTTACCTGGGTATGCAGGGCGGCGCTGAAGTGGTCAGCTCGGCGTTCGCGATGACCGCGCTGGTGTTCGGTGGTCTGTCGGCCTACGTGCTGATCACCCGTAAGGACATGAGCTTCCTCGGTGGTTTCATCACCGCTGGTTTCTTCGTGTTGCTGGGTGCAACGCTGGCGAGCTTCTTCTTCCAGGTCAGCGGTCTGCAACTGGCGATCAGCGCAGGTTTCGTGCTGTTCTCGTCGGTGTGCATCCTGTTCCAGACCAGCGCCATCATCCACGGCGGTGAGCGCAACTACATCATGGCGACCATCAGCCTGTATGTATCGATCTACAACCTGTTCATCAGCTTGTTGCAGATCTTCGGCATCATGAGCCGCGACGACTGA
- a CDS encoding DMT family transporter, protein MDNTIRRGSFEMTAAMLISGTIGWFVLVSGQPVLDVVFWRCVFGAGTLLLICAAFGFLRPGILTRTTFLLAVLSGMAIVGNWVLLFASYSRASIAIGTAVYNVQPFMLVGLAALFLGEKITLQKLFWLAISFMGMLAIVSAHGTQGESGNDYLMGIALALGAAFLYAIAALIIKRLTGTPPHLIALIQVCTGILLLAPFAHFSALPQAPSAWASLVTLGIVHTGVMYVLLYGAIQKLPTALTGALSFIYPIAAIFVDWFAFGHRLEILQWIGVAAILLAAAGMQQGWGLKSRRLAAQ, encoded by the coding sequence ATGGACAATACAATCCGTCGCGGCTCATTTGAAATGACCGCTGCCATGCTGATTTCCGGGACGATCGGCTGGTTCGTGCTGGTCTCCGGGCAACCGGTGCTCGACGTGGTGTTCTGGCGCTGCGTGTTCGGTGCCGGCACCTTGTTGTTGATCTGTGCCGCTTTCGGCTTTTTGCGCCCAGGCATTCTGACCCGCACCACATTTTTGCTCGCAGTGCTCAGCGGGATGGCGATTGTCGGTAACTGGGTGCTGTTGTTTGCTTCGTATTCCCGCGCTTCGATCGCCATCGGCACAGCGGTGTACAACGTCCAGCCGTTCATGCTGGTCGGTTTGGCAGCGCTGTTTCTGGGCGAAAAAATCACTTTGCAGAAGCTGTTCTGGCTGGCGATTTCGTTCATGGGCATGCTGGCAATCGTCAGTGCCCACGGCACTCAGGGCGAGAGCGGCAACGACTATCTGATGGGCATTGCATTGGCGTTGGGTGCGGCGTTTCTCTATGCCATTGCCGCGCTGATCATCAAACGCCTGACCGGCACGCCACCGCATCTGATTGCATTGATTCAAGTCTGCACCGGGATTTTGTTGCTGGCGCCGTTTGCGCATTTCAGCGCATTGCCGCAAGCGCCGAGTGCCTGGGCCAGTCTGGTCACATTGGGCATCGTCCACACCGGTGTGATGTATGTGCTGCTGTACGGCGCGATCCAGAAGTTGCCGACCGCGTTGACCGGCGCACTGTCGTTCATCTACCCGATTGCGGCGATCTTCGTTGACTGGTTTGCGTTCGGCCATCGCCTGGAAATCCTGCAATGGATCGGTGTCGCGGCGATCCTGCTGGCCGCTGCCGGCATGCAGCAGGGCTGGGGCCTGAAGAGCCGGCGACTGGCCGCGCAGTAA
- a CDS encoding two-component system response regulator, with the protein MDSMQGVYPSATVLVVDDTPDNLMLIAELLKDKYRVKAANSGEKALRLLQADPLPDLILLDIMMPGLSGYDVAERLQHDARLAHIPIIFLTSMTATEDEIRGLSLGAADYITKPIIPPVLMARVETQVKLKAVADFLRNQNDFLEQEVQRRTREVIAIQDVTIHAMASLAETRDNETGNHIRRTQHYIKLLAERLREHPRFRHFLDEETIKLLFKSAPLHDIGKIGIPDRILLKPGRLTPEEFEIMKTHTTLGRDAIQHAEDQLGIDVDFLRLAKEIAYGHQEKWDGSGYPQGLATDDIPISARLMAVADVYDALISRRVYKPGMPHEQAVEIIREGRGKHFDPDICDAFLANAGQFQNIAVQFADSDQDMARQLALLEQIADQP; encoded by the coding sequence ATGGATAGCATGCAGGGCGTTTATCCATCAGCAACCGTTCTGGTGGTCGACGATACCCCCGACAACCTGATGCTGATCGCCGAGTTACTCAAGGACAAATACCGGGTCAAGGCCGCCAACAGCGGTGAAAAAGCCTTGCGCCTTCTGCAGGCCGACCCGCTCCCCGATCTGATTCTGCTGGACATCATGATGCCGGGCCTGTCTGGTTACGACGTTGCCGAACGGCTCCAGCATGACGCCCGCCTCGCTCACATACCGATCATTTTCCTGACCTCCATGACGGCCACAGAGGACGAGATTCGCGGCTTGAGCCTCGGCGCCGCCGACTACATCACCAAGCCGATCATTCCTCCGGTGCTCATGGCCAGAGTGGAGACTCAGGTCAAGCTCAAGGCCGTCGCCGACTTTCTGCGCAATCAAAACGATTTTCTGGAACAGGAAGTGCAACGCCGTACCCGCGAAGTGATTGCCATCCAGGATGTCACCATCCACGCCATGGCCTCGCTGGCCGAAACCCGCGACAACGAAACCGGCAACCACATTCGCCGCACCCAGCACTACATAAAGTTGCTGGCCGAACGGCTGCGCGAGCACCCGCGCTTCCGTCACTTCCTCGACGAGGAAACCATCAAGCTGCTATTCAAATCCGCACCGCTGCACGATATCGGCAAGATCGGCATTCCTGATCGCATCCTGCTCAAGCCCGGACGTCTCACTCCGGAAGAGTTCGAGATCATGAAGACCCACACGACCTTGGGACGCGACGCCATCCAGCACGCCGAGGACCAGTTGGGAATCGACGTCGACTTCCTTCGCCTGGCCAAGGAAATCGCCTACGGCCATCAAGAAAAATGGGATGGCAGTGGCTATCCGCAAGGGCTGGCCACCGACGATATTCCGATCAGCGCGCGTTTGATGGCTGTGGCGGATGTCTACGATGCGCTGATCAGCCGCCGCGTATACAAGCCCGGCATGCCCCATGAGCAAGCAGTGGAAATAATCCGCGAAGGCCGAGGCAAACATTTCGACCCGGACATCTGCGATGCATTTCTGGCCAATGCCGGGCAGTTCCAGAACATTGCCGTGCAGTTCGCCGACAGTGACCAGGACATGGCCAGACAACTGGCCTTGCTTGAACAGATCGCTGACCAACCCTGA
- a CDS encoding PD-(D/E)XK nuclease family protein — protein sequence MDDFLQTVALLRARYQRPADFNLFSVLRSASDEVRLHSRYLAFLLDPKATHNKGTALLNLLLKRLGIQNFDSENAIVEVEYQNIDILVRNQSKQAVIIENKIYAGDQDEQLWRYHQRMQAEGYGEIWTTYLTLDGSEPSEQSRKSLPVVLLSYEAEIIAWLKDCIPLVAREPGVRESVFQYIELLQKLTSSDQGEIYMSKLKEQILLGENLFVIADINHAFKSVLVDLQLDIWERMTAYQGSHYPQLGKPENSATKEAISAYYKKAKNSKYIGLTFPFTFMNGGVYIELDHRLYVGYYCDGEQFPEDREQLLALSREIAPNTRNSGKMFWKYSTFNVNLHAPSNEDLALLRDPETRDSIAVNLIDDAHELWQRAHQQFA from the coding sequence ATGGACGATTTTTTGCAAACTGTGGCTCTGCTGCGCGCGAGGTATCAGCGCCCTGCAGACTTCAACCTCTTCTCCGTACTCCGCAGCGCGAGTGACGAGGTTCGGCTTCACTCGCGCTACCTCGCCTTTTTGCTCGACCCAAAGGCAACCCACAATAAAGGAACAGCGCTGCTGAATCTCTTATTGAAGCGACTGGGCATCCAGAACTTCGACTCAGAGAATGCGATTGTCGAAGTCGAGTACCAGAACATCGACATCTTGGTCCGCAACCAGTCCAAGCAGGCAGTGATCATCGAGAACAAGATCTACGCTGGCGATCAGGACGAGCAGCTCTGGCGCTACCACCAGCGAATGCAAGCGGAAGGCTATGGCGAGATTTGGACCACGTATCTCACCCTGGATGGTTCCGAGCCCAGTGAACAGAGTCGCAAGTCGCTGCCTGTAGTTCTTCTCAGCTATGAAGCTGAGATCATCGCTTGGTTGAAAGACTGCATCCCACTGGTTGCCCGCGAGCCCGGCGTGCGGGAAAGCGTTTTCCAATACATCGAACTACTCCAAAAGCTGACATCCAGTGACCAGGGTGAGATCTATATGAGCAAGCTAAAAGAACAGATCCTGCTTGGCGAGAATCTCTTCGTGATCGCCGACATCAACCACGCATTCAAATCCGTACTGGTCGATCTGCAACTCGATATTTGGGAGCGCATGACGGCTTACCAAGGGAGCCATTATCCGCAACTCGGCAAGCCCGAAAATTCGGCCACGAAGGAGGCTATTTCCGCCTATTACAAAAAGGCCAAAAACAGCAAATACATTGGCCTCACTTTCCCCTTCACATTTATGAATGGTGGCGTGTACATCGAACTCGACCACCGCCTTTACGTTGGCTACTACTGTGACGGTGAGCAGTTCCCGGAAGATCGTGAGCAACTTTTGGCGCTGAGTCGAGAAATCGCACCCAATACTCGGAATTCGGGAAAAATGTTTTGGAAGTACTCTACGTTTAATGTGAACCTACATGCCCCTTCCAACGAGGACCTGGCCCTTCTCCGAGATCCGGAAACAAGGGATTCGATTGCCGTCAACCTGATCGATGACGCTCACGAGCTGTGGCAGCGCGCTCACCAGCAGTTCGCCTGA
- a CDS encoding response regulator produces the protein MNRLFEMLERLSLRSKLIIGFAALLILVLILGVQSLRAQYSLRNEMQQLYQQDLVGIQHVQEVRVQLPHLLLAMQRAISTNNADIRISARAQMNVAQERLHEALEQVRPTLRRQSSLSSLLEFEMLLRRLQKDGDDALEFAGKGSLGQAWMLLNSKDFLALEQGSDGLLTQIENNKQADIHDTAKNLAEYAQRSTTITYVLLLGGSTLALLLTWLVSYSIRVPLNRVRVAVDELASGKLDGQIPHTDLRNETGDLARAIAKLQVEACQLERQRWVKNHTSLLQVALQQAETPQQLAQAFFSQIAPQLGMCQGALYVLYEGASRLRLVGGYAVDNEHPLPVELELGDGLLGQCALDRQPRHLQNLPKAFWHVRTQLGAAPASVLMVQPVLRGERLLGVVEMAGFRQLEENEALLLQEVLPRLAGAMAIMERSEAAQALLLETRRQADEMGAQTLQLEHQASELEAQQAALRATEAWYRGIIEAAPDGMLVLGADGRILMTNPQMDSLFGYAPGELIGASIERLVPQAARERHVKLRDGFIASGGTRQMGGDLEDLSGVRKDGSLFSVEIGLSHLPRLEGRGVCVCASVRDVSERRAMEARLRTASDRLNLAQEAGDIGLFDVDLISGTNYWTPQLETLFGLEPGAFGGTLQHWQALVHPEDVARVRSTFESAVQSGDDRVEFDFRIVRKNDGQIRTFRSLNRFSRTPDGKPLRATGINIDVTALAEARAAAEEATQAKSEFLANMSHEIRTPMNAIIGMSHLALRTQLDNRQRNYIEKVHRSAENLLGIINDILDFSKIEAGRMSLEQAPFRLEDVLDSFAAMIGLKTEDKGLELLFQIPPDLPTALLGDPLRLGQVLINLGNNAAKFTEHGDIVVGVEEVGSDNEHVQLHFWVRDTGIGMTAEQCSRLFESFSQADSSITRKYGGTGLGLSISKKLVELMAGRIWVESQPGVGSTFHFQVQLGVQQGAQPRRMFKAGELLGMRVLVVDDNASAREILSGMARSFGLEVDVAQSGSLALRMLADAEHKALPYNLVLMDWRMPGMDGMEAVSKMHSASLMRTPSVIMITAFGREEAREEAERQGIQLPVVLTKPVTPSSLLEAIGVVLGRETLSDTRTGERSQHNANTVASLNGARLLLVEDNDLNQELASELLESVGIRLRLATHGQEALDILAEDGDFDGVLMDCQMPVMDGYTATRQIRQQPRFNTLPVIAMTANAMDGDRERALECGMNDHISKPLNVEAMFATLAKWIKPQTAQASLNAGFADGLPERLEGIDLAAGLATCMGRRDLYLRLLCKFRDTQTGFIEQFHTARIDPDAGAAERLAHSLRGTAGNIGAKALAQASALLEQACHDGEPDAQVQALAKQVEYCLHPILVALADLKTDTPASTGDDLLNDSAINEQLNRLVGLLDEGDTAALDALAGLRNMRLGRALEERLALVAVQVERFDFDRALKLLQDG, from the coding sequence ATGAACAGACTGTTCGAGATGCTCGAGCGCCTGTCCCTGCGCAGTAAATTGATCATCGGCTTCGCCGCGTTGCTGATATTGGTTCTGATACTGGGGGTGCAAAGCCTGCGTGCCCAGTATTCGCTCAGGAACGAAATGCAGCAGTTGTACCAGCAGGATCTGGTGGGTATCCAGCATGTGCAGGAAGTCCGGGTGCAGTTGCCGCATCTTTTGCTGGCCATGCAACGTGCGATCTCGACCAACAACGCGGACATCCGCATCAGCGCCAGAGCGCAGATGAATGTTGCCCAGGAACGACTCCACGAAGCCCTGGAACAGGTGCGCCCGACGCTGCGGCGACAGAGCAGTCTCAGCAGTCTGCTGGAATTCGAAATGCTCTTGCGGCGTCTGCAAAAAGACGGCGATGACGCCTTGGAATTCGCCGGCAAGGGCTCGCTGGGTCAAGCCTGGATGTTGCTCAACAGTAAGGATTTTCTCGCGCTGGAACAGGGCAGCGACGGGCTGCTCACGCAGATAGAGAACAACAAGCAAGCCGACATCCACGATACGGCGAAGAATCTGGCCGAATATGCGCAGCGCAGTACCACGATCACGTATGTGTTGCTGCTGGGCGGGTCGACGCTGGCGTTGCTGTTGACCTGGCTAGTCAGTTATTCCATTCGCGTGCCGCTCAATCGTGTCCGCGTGGCGGTGGACGAATTGGCGTCCGGCAAGCTGGACGGGCAAATCCCCCACACCGACCTTCGCAACGAAACCGGTGACCTCGCCCGTGCCATCGCCAAGTTGCAGGTGGAGGCTTGTCAGCTTGAGCGCCAGCGCTGGGTTAAAAACCACACTTCACTACTGCAAGTGGCTCTGCAACAGGCGGAAACGCCGCAGCAGTTGGCCCAGGCTTTTTTTAGCCAAATCGCGCCGCAACTGGGCATGTGCCAAGGGGCGCTTTACGTCCTCTATGAAGGCGCCTCGCGCCTTCGACTGGTTGGCGGTTACGCGGTGGACAATGAGCATCCTCTGCCCGTTGAACTTGAGCTCGGTGACGGCTTGCTTGGCCAGTGCGCACTGGATCGTCAACCTCGCCACCTGCAGAATCTGCCCAAAGCGTTTTGGCATGTACGCACGCAGTTGGGCGCAGCCCCCGCCAGCGTCCTGATGGTTCAACCCGTGCTGCGTGGCGAACGCCTGCTCGGGGTGGTGGAAATGGCCGGTTTTCGCCAACTGGAAGAGAACGAAGCGCTGCTCTTGCAAGAAGTGCTGCCCAGGCTGGCCGGTGCCATGGCCATCATGGAACGCAGTGAAGCAGCCCAGGCGCTGCTGCTGGAGACTCGCCGTCAGGCGGACGAAATGGGCGCGCAGACCTTGCAACTGGAACATCAGGCCAGCGAACTGGAGGCCCAGCAGGCAGCATTGCGCGCCACCGAGGCCTGGTATCGCGGCATCATCGAGGCAGCACCGGACGGTATGCTGGTGCTGGGGGCTGACGGTCGCATTCTGATGACCAACCCGCAAATGGACAGCCTGTTTGGTTATGCCCCCGGCGAGTTGATTGGCGCCAGCATCGAGCGTCTGGTGCCGCAGGCTGCGCGCGAGCGCCATGTCAAATTGCGCGACGGGTTCATTGCCAGCGGCGGCACCCGGCAGATGGGTGGCGACCTGGAGGATCTGAGCGGCGTGCGCAAAGACGGCAGCCTGTTCTCCGTGGAAATTGGCCTGTCCCACCTGCCCCGCCTGGAGGGTCGTGGCGTCTGCGTCTGTGCCTCGGTGCGCGACGTGAGTGAACGCCGGGCGATGGAAGCCAGACTGCGCACTGCCAGCGATCGCCTGAACCTGGCGCAAGAGGCTGGCGACATCGGTCTGTTCGATGTGGATCTTATCAGCGGCACAAACTATTGGACGCCCCAGCTCGAAACCCTGTTTGGTCTTGAACCAGGCGCCTTCGGCGGAACGCTGCAGCACTGGCAGGCGCTGGTGCATCCCGAGGATGTGGCGCGGGTCCGCAGCACCTTCGAGAGCGCCGTGCAGAGTGGCGATGATCGCGTCGAATTCGACTTTCGCATCGTGCGCAAAAATGACGGGCAGATACGCACGTTCCGCTCGCTCAACCGTTTCTCACGCACACCGGACGGCAAACCATTGCGCGCAACCGGCATCAACATCGACGTGACAGCGCTGGCAGAAGCAAGAGCAGCGGCCGAAGAGGCCACTCAGGCAAAGAGCGAGTTCCTTGCCAACATGAGCCATGAGATCCGCACGCCGATGAACGCCATCATCGGCATGAGCCACCTGGCGCTGCGTACCCAGCTGGATAATCGCCAGCGCAACTACATAGAAAAGGTGCATCGCTCGGCGGAGAACCTGCTGGGAATCATCAACGACATTCTCGATTTTTCCAAGATCGAGGCCGGCAGGATGAGCCTCGAACAGGCGCCATTTCGCCTGGAGGACGTGCTCGACAGCTTTGCCGCCATGATTGGTCTGAAGACCGAGGACAAGGGTCTGGAGTTGTTGTTCCAGATCCCGCCTGACCTGCCCACGGCCCTGCTCGGCGATCCCCTGCGGCTGGGGCAAGTGCTGATCAATCTGGGCAACAACGCGGCCAAGTTCACCGAGCACGGTGACATCGTGGTCGGCGTGGAAGAAGTGGGTTCAGACAACGAACACGTGCAACTGCACTTCTGGGTGCGCGACACGGGCATCGGCATGACTGCCGAGCAGTGTTCACGCCTGTTCGAGTCGTTCAGTCAGGCTGACAGTTCGATCACTCGCAAGTACGGCGGCACCGGGCTCGGCTTGTCCATCTCGAAGAAGCTGGTGGAGCTGATGGCCGGCCGAATCTGGGTGGAAAGCCAACCTGGAGTCGGCTCGACATTCCATTTCCAGGTGCAACTCGGCGTGCAGCAAGGCGCGCAACCGCGCCGTATGTTCAAAGCCGGCGAGCTACTGGGGATGCGGGTACTGGTCGTGGATGACAATGCCAGTGCGCGTGAAATTCTCTCGGGCATGGCGCGCAGCTTTGGCCTGGAAGTGGATGTCGCGCAGAGCGGTAGTCTGGCCCTGCGCATGTTGGCCGACGCCGAGCACAAGGCACTGCCTTACAATCTGGTCTTGATGGACTGGCGGATGCCCGGCATGGATGGCATGGAAGCCGTGAGCAAAATGCATTCCGCCAGCCTGATGCGCACGCCATCGGTGATCATGATCACCGCATTTGGACGCGAAGAAGCCCGCGAAGAAGCCGAGCGTCAAGGCATCCAGTTGCCGGTGGTGCTGACCAAGCCCGTCACGCCGTCCTCGCTGCTCGAAGCCATCGGCGTGGTGCTGGGCCGAGAAACACTGAGTGACACGCGAACGGGCGAACGCTCCCAGCACAATGCCAACACCGTCGCCAGCCTCAATGGCGCGCGGCTGCTTCTGGTCGAAGACAACGATCTCAATCAGGAACTGGCCAGCGAGCTGCTGGAAAGTGTCGGGATACGCCTGCGACTCGCCACACACGGTCAGGAGGCGCTGGACATCCTCGCCGAGGATGGCGACTTCGATGGCGTGTTGATGGATTGCCAGATGCCGGTGATGGATGGCTACACGGCAACCCGACAAATTCGCCAACAACCGCGCTTCAACACTTTGCCAGTGATCGCCATGACCGCCAACGCGATGGACGGTGACCGCGAGCGCGCCCTCGAATGCGGCATGAACGACCATATCTCCAAGCCACTCAATGTCGAAGCGATGTTCGCCACCCTGGCAAAATGGATCAAGCCACAAACCGCTCAAGCATCGCTGAACGCAGGGTTCGCCGATGGCTTGCCAGAGCGTCTTGAGGGCATCGACCTCGCGGCGGGTCTCGCCACCTGCATGGGGCGGCGGGATCTCTACTTGCGCCTGCTCTGCAAGTTTCGCGACACCCAGACAGGCTTTATCGAGCAGTTCCACACCGCACGGATCGATCCGGATGCTGGCGCCGCTGAACGACTGGCGCACAGTTTGCGCGGCACCGCCGGCAACATCGGCGCCAAGGCCTTGGCGCAAGCCAGTGCTTTACTGGAACAGGCCTGCCATGACGGCGAGCCTGACGCGCAGGTACAAGCGCTGGCGAAGCAAGTCGAATATTGCCTGCATCCGATTCTGGTCGCACTGGCCGACCTCAAGACAGACACACCGGCCAGCACAGGTGACGACCTGCTGAACGACTCGGCAATCAACGAGCAACTGAACAGACTCGTGGGTCTTTTGGACGAAGGTGACACGGCGGCTTTGGATGCGCTCGCGGGACTGCGCAACATGCGACTTGGTCGGGCGTTAGAAGAGCGCCTGGCTCTGGTCGCGGTACAGGTGGAACGGTTCGATTTCGATCGGGCTTTGAAGCTTTTGCAGGATGGGTGA